In the Flavobacterium acetivorans genome, one interval contains:
- the ltrA gene encoding group II intron reverse transcriptase/maturase: protein MIESVVHPYNLQKAVEQVISNKGSAGVDGIKTSQLKMLFPQRKDQLLEAVREGNYLPQAILGIEIPKGNGKTRLLGVPTTTDRVFQQAVAQVIAPLFEPEFSTNSFGFRPSKNSRQAVGQAREYIHQGLNHIVDIDLKNFFDEVDHCLLLNLVYQKVKCKTTMRLMRKWLRVPILINGKLQKRRKGVPQGSPLSPLLSNILLNELDKEMTRRKLKFVRYADDFSIYSKSQNQAKATAVVIAKFLKTKLKLTINADKSGIRRPVNFSLLGFGFVPTYQKGSKNQYQLVVVEKAWKKLKEKLKSISRKTAPVKLEDRIIKINEIQRGWLNYFRGTSIMGKLRDIDGWLRNRLRYCIWHDWKKPERKRKNLIRLGIDQDHAYAWSRTRKGGWAIAQSPILGTTITLKRLKQKGYQSLTDVYISLNPSLCEPPST from the coding sequence ATGATTGAGAGCGTAGTACATCCTTACAATCTGCAAAAAGCAGTAGAGCAAGTGATTTCCAACAAAGGAAGCGCAGGAGTTGATGGTATAAAAACAAGTCAACTTAAAATGCTATTTCCCCAAAGGAAAGACCAATTGCTCGAAGCCGTCAGAGAGGGAAACTACTTGCCACAAGCCATTTTGGGCATTGAGATTCCCAAGGGCAACGGAAAAACACGACTTTTGGGAGTTCCCACCACTACCGATCGAGTGTTCCAACAAGCCGTAGCACAGGTTATAGCGCCACTATTTGAACCCGAATTCAGTACTAACAGTTTTGGATTTAGACCCAGCAAAAACTCCCGACAAGCCGTTGGGCAAGCGAGGGAATACATCCATCAGGGATTGAACCACATTGTGGACATTGACCTGAAAAATTTCTTTGATGAAGTTGACCATTGCTTGCTGTTGAATTTGGTGTACCAAAAAGTGAAATGCAAAACCACGATGCGCCTGATGCGTAAATGGTTGCGAGTACCGATACTGATTAACGGCAAACTACAAAAACGAAGAAAAGGCGTTCCGCAAGGTTCTCCCTTGAGTCCGTTATTGTCTAATATCCTGCTCAATGAGTTGGACAAAGAAATGACAAGACGTAAACTAAAATTTGTACGTTATGCCGATGATTTCAGTATCTACTCTAAATCGCAGAATCAGGCGAAAGCCACGGCAGTTGTCATTGCCAAATTCTTGAAAACGAAGCTCAAACTTACCATCAATGCTGATAAAAGCGGGATTAGACGTCCTGTGAACTTTAGCTTGTTGGGATTTGGGTTTGTACCTACGTATCAAAAAGGGAGCAAAAACCAATACCAGTTGGTAGTAGTAGAAAAGGCTTGGAAGAAACTAAAAGAAAAGCTCAAAAGTATTAGCCGCAAAACTGCACCAGTCAAACTAGAAGACCGTATTATCAAGATAAACGAAATCCAACGAGGATGGTTAAACTATTTTCGAGGAACGAGTATCATGGGGAAATTACGGGATATAGATGGCTGGCTCAGAAACCGACTTCGATACTGCATTTGGCACGATTGGAAGAAACCTGAGAGGAAAAGGAAAAACCTAATTCGATTAGGAATTGATCAAGACCACGCCTATGCATGGAGTCGAACTCGCAAAGGTGGTTGGGCAATTGCTCAGAGTCCAATCTTGGGAACTACCATAACCTTGAAACGCTTAAAACAAAAAGGGTATCAATCATTGACCGATGTTTACATCTCACTTAATCCATCTCTTTGCGAACCGCCGAGTACGTGA
- a CDS encoding RNA-directed DNA polymerase codes for MSLPKEHTAETKRLLKKVSKEKIAKWLLEEGYYPEQYVVPPSFKVKKFDLKPRPYFEIDNSIAGQIKFEPEKNELLNISFPKTELTERTFGIIAPKIYHDIVWYLIDNWETILKSLFRASNKIHSYSFPIPITSKSEGELGHLRAGRMIYEYLEMAENDLVAEAYNYKYILKSDIKNFYPSIYTHSIAWAIHTKELIRKKGNRSKYDDYVGLVLDRLFQNSNDGCTNGIAIGPAISDLIAEIILSAVDSECSKVITAKGIDFIGVRFKDDYRFLCHSKQDANFITKTLQKQMALFNLNLNDSKSQVTELPEGLFREWTAEYQQYSLRYRKKISYKRFESSFRGTLKVDKKFEGTGVVDRFLSELYTKEHELKFNFNEKDLLKAISLLLMLKERRNKSFPQILAIIEKIIEQNTTKVKTISKISSAIEKLLNEKLLNIDDCQYDLLWLIYFVKSLNLVTISLPKKINSELIKSLKSNRAEFFKPIPTDIKIFDTIKKPGNNILLLEHLALFKNEIVE; via the coding sequence TTGAGTCTACCTAAAGAGCACACAGCAGAAACAAAAAGACTTCTTAAAAAAGTTTCAAAAGAAAAAATTGCGAAATGGCTTTTAGAAGAGGGTTACTATCCGGAGCAATATGTAGTTCCTCCGAGTTTTAAGGTTAAAAAATTTGACTTGAAACCAAGACCTTACTTTGAAATTGATAATAGCATCGCAGGACAGATTAAATTTGAACCTGAAAAAAACGAATTATTAAATATATCATTTCCAAAAACAGAACTAACCGAAAGAACATTTGGTATTATTGCACCGAAAATCTATCACGATATCGTTTGGTATTTAATCGATAATTGGGAAACGATTTTAAAATCTTTGTTTAGAGCGAGTAACAAAATTCATTCATACAGTTTCCCAATACCAATTACTTCAAAAAGTGAAGGCGAATTAGGTCATTTAAGAGCGGGACGAATGATTTATGAATATTTGGAAATGGCTGAAAACGATTTAGTTGCTGAAGCTTACAATTACAAATATATCTTGAAATCAGATATCAAAAATTTTTATCCCTCAATTTATACTCATAGTATCGCTTGGGCAATCCACACAAAAGAACTTATCCGAAAGAAAGGCAATAGAAGTAAATACGACGATTATGTTGGATTAGTATTGGACAGACTCTTCCAAAATTCCAATGACGGTTGCACAAATGGAATTGCAATTGGACCAGCAATTTCAGACTTAATTGCTGAAATTATATTAAGTGCAGTCGACTCTGAATGTTCAAAAGTTATAACAGCTAAAGGAATTGATTTTATAGGTGTTCGTTTTAAAGATGATTATCGTTTTTTATGCCACTCAAAACAAGATGCAAACTTTATAACAAAGACATTGCAAAAACAAATGGCTTTATTCAATCTTAATCTCAATGATAGTAAATCACAAGTTACAGAACTTCCCGAAGGTTTATTTAGAGAATGGACTGCTGAATATCAACAATATTCATTAAGATATAGAAAAAAAATTAGTTATAAACGTTTTGAAAGCTCGTTTAGAGGAACTCTAAAAGTCGATAAGAAATTTGAAGGAACAGGTGTTGTTGACCGTTTCCTATCTGAACTTTATACAAAAGAACACGAGCTTAAATTTAACTTTAATGAAAAGGATTTATTAAAAGCAATTAGCCTTTTACTGATGTTGAAAGAACGTAGAAATAAATCGTTTCCTCAAATACTTGCAATAATTGAAAAAATAATAGAACAAAATACTACGAAAGTAAAAACTATTTCTAAAATTAGTTCAGCAATTGAAAAATTATTAAACGAAAAATTATTAAATATTGACGATTGCCAATACGATTTATTATGGTTAATTTACTTTGTAAAATCATTAAATTTAGTAACAATATCGTTACCTAAAAAGATAAATTCAGAATTAATAAAAAGTCTAAAAAGTAATAGAGCCGAATTTTTTAAACCAATTCCAACTGACATAAAAATATTTGACACAATAAAGAAACCAGGTAATAATATTTTGCTTTTGGAGCATTTAGCATTATTTAAAAATGAAATCGTAGAATAA
- a CDS encoding helix-turn-helix transcriptional regulator — protein MERDSKRMLQMFYMKNRKYIITASKIQNFIVMQMHYSKIFKKYHYCNMAQLRKEDIILREKIKLRLTELREKHGQNKTELSSKVEVDRQNFQAWEKHDIKRGPTIYSINRISKAFGISLKEFFDSDIFKTEKDA, from the coding sequence TTGGAACGAGATTCAAAGCGAATGCTTCAAATGTTTTACATGAAGAATCGCAAATATATTATAACTGCTTCAAAAATACAAAATTTTATTGTAATGCAAATGCATTACAGTAAAATTTTTAAAAAATATCATTATTGCAATATGGCACAACTGAGGAAAGAAGACATAATACTACGAGAAAAAATTAAGTTGAGATTAACGGAACTTAGAGAGAAACACGGTCAAAATAAAACCGAACTTTCTTCTAAAGTAGAAGTTGATAGACAAAACTTTCAAGCATGGGAAAAACACGATATAAAGCGAGGGCCAACAATCTATTCTATTAATAGAATTTCAAAAGCTTTTGGAATATCGTTAAAAGAGTTTTTTGATAGTGACATATTTAAAACAGAAAAAGATGCTTAA
- a CDS encoding SusC/RagA family TonB-linked outer membrane protein: protein MKNYSFYKGASALCYLIILGFILSSSPARANKLLRPLPSERQQNQISGTITDGKTPLPGVTITIKSRINYAVLSDFDGKYTLEAKANDTLVVSYIGYKTAIIPINYRKNIHIQLQEDITSLQEVRINAGYYSVKEKERTGSIARITSKDIETQPVTNVLATMQGRMAGVNITQTTGMPGGGFDIQIRGQNSLRFDGNSPMYIVDGVPYASEPIGSLFTSGHLPRRTSPLNSINPGDIESIEILKDADATAIYGSRGANGVVLITTKRGKPGKTTFTGSLSSGSGHVTRFMKLMNTEEYLSMRREAYANDGVTAYPASAYDVNGTWDQNRYTNWQKELLGGNSSISTMQTSLSGGSKQTQFVVSGNYNKETTVFPGDYKYEKGNVHMNLNHESEDQRFRINFTTGYVVQNNNMPTADFMSTALTLAPNAPSLYDALGNLNWENGTYDNPLQVLATDFKGKTNDLIASSLLSYRLFKGFEIKSSFGYSDLRYKELNLLPSTMYNPAYGLDSSSSLVFENNTNRNSWIMEPQANYQFTAGQAKIDLLAGSTFQQQTANQIVHMGYGFASNGLIENPASASLFSIMNSDETVYKYQAFFGRANINWKGRYFINMTARRDGSSRFGMANRFASFGAVGASWLFAEEPIIKNNIEFLSFGKLRASYGTTGNDQIGDYQYLDTYSTSGSNYQGTSGLQPTGLFNKDFGWETNRKLEVALETGFVKDRIFLTAAWYRNRSSSQLVGIPLPGITGFTSIQANLDAVVQNSGYELTLRTSNLQGDKWSWTTSFNLTRARNKLLSFPDLEASPYQSQFVIGKPLNIVKVFHYVGLDPQSGTYQFQDLNDDGVLSANDDKGFIKELNPKFYGGLQNQLKYGAVQLDFLFQFVKQDNFTEAFGAVLPGTMSNQPASFVSHWQTPGDSGPNQLYSTGINSNAQRANTLYSQSDAVIADASYIRLKNISLTYDLPKQWTKSFSCKLSLQGQNVFCLTSYKGADPEFKTAGFMPPLRVYSSTLQITF from the coding sequence ATGAAAAATTATTCATTTTACAAAGGGGCTTCGGCTTTATGTTACCTGATAATTCTCGGGTTCATCCTAAGCAGCAGTCCAGCCCGAGCCAATAAGCTACTGAGGCCACTACCGTCTGAACGACAGCAAAACCAAATAAGCGGTACCATAACCGATGGTAAAACCCCTTTACCCGGTGTGACCATCACCATAAAAAGTCGTATCAATTATGCCGTCCTGTCAGACTTTGATGGTAAATATACCCTTGAAGCAAAAGCCAATGATACCTTGGTAGTAAGCTACATAGGCTATAAAACAGCCATAATCCCGATAAACTACCGCAAAAACATCCACATCCAATTACAGGAGGACATCACCTCCTTGCAGGAAGTCCGCATCAATGCCGGCTACTATTCCGTCAAGGAAAAGGAACGCACCGGAAGTATTGCCCGCATCACGTCCAAAGACATTGAGACCCAACCGGTGACCAATGTGCTGGCTACGATGCAGGGCAGAATGGCAGGGGTTAATATTACGCAGACTACGGGAATGCCAGGAGGAGGTTTTGATATCCAGATACGGGGACAAAATAGCCTGCGGTTTGATGGTAACAGCCCTATGTATATTGTGGACGGTGTGCCTTATGCTTCTGAGCCCATCGGAAGCCTTTTTACGTCTGGACATTTGCCACGAAGAACGAGTCCTTTAAATAGCATTAATCCTGGGGATATAGAGAGCATAGAAATATTGAAAGATGCCGATGCAACGGCTATTTATGGTTCACGTGGCGCCAATGGTGTTGTGCTCATCACCACCAAAAGAGGAAAACCGGGCAAAACTACATTTACGGGAAGCCTATCTAGTGGTTCAGGGCATGTCACCCGATTTATGAAGCTAATGAATACCGAAGAGTACCTCTCAATGAGACGCGAAGCTTATGCCAATGATGGTGTTACAGCATATCCTGCCAGCGCCTATGACGTTAATGGAACTTGGGATCAAAACCGATATACGAATTGGCAAAAAGAATTATTGGGTGGGAACTCCAGTATCAGTACTATGCAAACTTCATTGTCAGGCGGTTCAAAACAAACTCAATTCGTAGTAAGCGGTAACTACAATAAAGAAACGACAGTGTTTCCGGGGGACTATAAGTATGAAAAAGGAAATGTGCACATGAATCTGAATCATGAGTCGGAAGACCAACGGTTCAGGATTAATTTTACTACAGGCTATGTAGTACAAAACAACAATATGCCGACGGCTGATTTTATGAGTACAGCTTTAACGTTAGCGCCTAACGCGCCTTCGCTTTATGATGCCTTAGGGAATTTGAATTGGGAAAATGGCACTTATGACAATCCACTGCAAGTACTTGCGACAGACTTTAAAGGGAAAACTAATGATCTTATCGCTAGCTCGCTACTTTCTTATAGGCTGTTTAAGGGATTCGAAATCAAATCGAGTTTTGGTTATAGCGATTTGCGCTATAAAGAATTAAATCTGTTGCCTTCAACGATGTATAATCCCGCTTATGGTTTAGACAGTTCATCATCGTTGGTTTTTGAGAACAATACCAACCGCAATTCGTGGATTATGGAACCGCAGGCTAACTACCAGTTTACGGCAGGCCAAGCCAAGATTGATTTACTTGCCGGTAGCACTTTTCAACAACAAACAGCGAACCAAATTGTGCATATGGGCTATGGTTTTGCGAGCAATGGTCTCATTGAAAATCCGGCATCGGCATCACTATTTTCTATTATGAACAGTGATGAAACAGTGTACAAATACCAAGCCTTTTTCGGTAGGGCAAATATAAACTGGAAAGGCCGCTATTTCATCAACATGACGGCTAGGAGGGATGGATCAAGCCGGTTTGGAATGGCTAACCGGTTTGCATCCTTTGGGGCTGTTGGAGCATCATGGCTTTTCGCTGAGGAACCGATTATAAAAAACAATATAGAATTCCTCAGTTTTGGAAAGCTACGAGCCAGTTACGGTACTACCGGAAATGATCAGATAGGAGACTACCAATATCTTGATACCTACAGTACATCTGGAAGCAATTATCAAGGTACAAGCGGCTTACAACCGACTGGATTATTCAATAAGGACTTTGGATGGGAAACTAACAGGAAACTTGAAGTAGCACTAGAAACAGGATTTGTGAAAGACCGTATTTTTTTGACTGCAGCTTGGTACCGAAACCGTTCTTCCAGCCAGTTGGTGGGAATCCCTCTACCAGGAATTACCGGATTTACCTCGATACAGGCAAATCTTGATGCAGTAGTACAAAACAGTGGCTATGAATTGACCTTGCGCACCTCGAACCTACAAGGCGATAAATGGAGTTGGACAACAAGTTTTAATCTTACTCGCGCCAGGAACAAACTACTTTCTTTTCCGGATCTGGAAGCTTCACCTTATCAATCTCAATTTGTCATTGGTAAACCTTTGAATATTGTTAAGGTATTCCATTATGTTGGTCTTGATCCGCAGAGTGGTACTTATCAATTTCAGGACTTAAACGATGATGGAGTGCTATCGGCTAATGATGATAAGGGTTTTATAAAAGAACTGAACCCGAAGTTTTATGGCGGATTGCAGAACCAGTTGAAGTATGGAGCGGTGCAATTGGACTTTTTGTTTCAGTTTGTTAAGCAGGACAACTTCACAGAAGCATTTGGGGCCGTTTTGCCGGGAACCATGTCAAACCAGCCAGCATCGTTTGTGTCGCACTGGCAAACCCCGGGAGATAGTGGTCCTAATCAGCTTTATAGCACGGGTATCAATTCTAATGCGCAGCGTGCAAATACACTTTACTCTCAAAGTGATGCGGTTATAGCGGATGCTTCTTACATCAGGTTGAAGAATATTTCGCTGACCTATGATTTGCCGAAACAGTGGACAAAATCCTTTAGCTGTAAGCTGAGTCTTCAGGGACAAAATGTATTTTGTCTGACTTCTTATAAGGGAGCGGATCCTGAATTTAAAACAGCGGGTTTCATGCCTCCTTTACGTGTTTACAGCTCTACATTACAAATCACTTTTTAA